In a genomic window of Brassica rapa cultivar Chiifu-401-42 chromosome A10, CAAS_Brap_v3.01, whole genome shotgun sequence:
- the LOC103864869 gene encoding NADPH:adrenodoxin oxidoreductase, mitochondrial isoform X4, whose protein sequence is MVLKVTKILAFQSLGGVFSAREFVWWYNGHPDYSSLKPDLQSSDTAVILGQGNVALDVARILLRPTTELASTDIATHALSALEESSIRKVYLVGRRGPVQAALTAKELREILGIKNLHIRIKETDLSVTPADEEEMKSSRARKRIYELLSKAAAAEKGTSEGDCGQRELHFVFFRQPERFLESDESKGHVSGVNLEKTILESVGSGKQIAVGTGEFEDINCSMVLKAIGYKSVPVNGLPFHHKKGIVPNVRGRVVSGDISETEPGLYVCGWLKRGPVGIIATNLYCAEETVGSISQDIEEEGVGKGEKEGSKGLMQLLEKKEVKKIDFSGWEKIDAKEKQMGIDRNKPREKLVTWEDLLAAASADS, encoded by the exons ATGGTGCTGAAAGTGACAAAAATCTTGGCATTCCAG AGTTTGGGTGGTGTGTTCTCCGCAAGAGAATTCGTCTGGTGGTATAATGGGCATCCCGACTACAGTAGTTTGAAACCTGACTTGCAAAGCTCTGACACTGCTGTTATTCTTGGCCAG GGTAATGTAGCTCTAGATGTTGCTCGGATTCTCTTAAGACCGACAACAGAATTGGCGTCGACTGATATAGCTACTCATGCTTTATCTGCGCTGGAAGAAAGTTCTATAAG GAAGGTGTATCTTGTTGGAAGACGGGGGCCAGTTCAAGCAGCATTGACTGCTAAAGAGCTTCGAGAAATTCTAG GGATTAAGAACTTGCACATTCGAATAAAGGAAACTGACTTGAGTGTAACTCCTGCTGATGAG gAAGAAATGAAAAGCAGTAGAGCCAGGAAGAGGATCTATGAATTACTGTCAAAGGCTGCTGCAGCAGAAAAAGGAACATCCGAAGGAGACTGTGGTCAACGAGAGCTTCACTTTGTTTTCTTCCGCCAACCTGAGCGGTTCTTAGAGTCAGATGAAAGCAAGGGTCATGTTTCTGGTGTAAACTTGGAGAAAACCATTCTTGAAA GTGTTGGAAGCGGAAAGCAAATTGCAGTTGGTACAGGAGAGTTTGAAGATATTAACTGCAG TATGGTGCTGAAAGCCATTGGTTACAAGTCGGTTCCAGTCAACGGTTTACCCTTCCATCACAAGAAAG GTATTGTCCCGAATGTAAGAGGTCGAGTGGTTAGTGGAGACATTTCAGAGACAGAGCCAGGTTTATATGTATGTGGATGGCTCAAAAGAGGACCAGTAGGCATAATTGCCACAAACCTTTACTGCGCAGAAGAAACA GTTGGTAGCATAAGCCAAGACATTGAAGAAGAAGGTGTTGGTAAAGGCGAAAAAGAAGGAAGCAAGGGACTGATGCAGTTGCTTGAGAAGAAAGAGGTGAAGAAGATAGACTTTAGTGGTTGGGAGAAGATTGATgccaaagaaaaacaaatgggTATTGACAGAAATAAACCAAGAGAAAAATTAGTCACATGGGAGGATCTTTTAGCAGCAGCATCAGCAGACAGCTAG
- the LOC103864869 gene encoding NADPH:adrenodoxin oxidoreductase, mitochondrial isoform X3: MSMFLARRLVTRCFSSRPLHVCIVGSGPAGFYTADKLLKAHEGARIDIIDRLPTPYGLVRSGVAPDHPETKIAINQFSRVAQHERCAFYGNVKLGSDLSLSELRDLYHVVVLAYGAESDKNLGIPGESLGGVFSAREFVWWYNGHPDYSSLKPDLQSSDTAVILGQGNVALDVARILLRPTTELASTDIATHALSALEESSIRKVYLVGRRGPVQAALTAKELREILGIKNLHIRIKETDLSVTPADEEEMKSSRARKRIYELLSKAAAAEKGTSEGDCGQRELHFVFFRQPERFLESDESKGHVSGVNLEKTILESVGSGKQIAVGTGEFEDINCSMVLKAIGYKSVPVNGLPFHHKKGIVPNVRGRVVSGDISETEPGLYVCGWLKRGPVGIIATNLYCAEETVGSISQDIEEEGVGKGEKEGSKGLMQLLEKKEVKKIDFSGWEKIDAKEKQMGIDRNKPREKLVTWEDLLAAASADS; encoded by the exons ATGAGTATGTTTCTAGCACGTCGTTTGGTAACAAGATGCTTCTCCTCCCGTCCTCTCCACGTCTGCATCGTTGGCAGCGGACCTGCTGGTTTCTACACTGCCGACAAG TTATTGAAGGCACATGAAGGAGCACGTATTGATATAATCGATCGATTGCCCACACCTTATGGACTTGTTCGGTCCGGTGTTGCCCCTGATCATCCTGAAACTAAG ATTGCCATTAATCAGTTTTCTCGCGTGGCACAACACGAGCGTTGCGCTTTTTACGGGAATGTAAAGCTTGGTTCCGACTTATCACTTTCTGAGCTGCGGGATTTGTATCACGTG GTTGTACTTGCATATGGTGCTGAAAGTGACAAAAATCTTGGCATTCCAGGTGAG AGTTTGGGTGGTGTGTTCTCCGCAAGAGAATTCGTCTGGTGGTATAATGGGCATCCCGACTACAGTAGTTTGAAACCTGACTTGCAAAGCTCTGACACTGCTGTTATTCTTGGCCAG GGTAATGTAGCTCTAGATGTTGCTCGGATTCTCTTAAGACCGACAACAGAATTGGCGTCGACTGATATAGCTACTCATGCTTTATCTGCGCTGGAAGAAAGTTCTATAAG GAAGGTGTATCTTGTTGGAAGACGGGGGCCAGTTCAAGCAGCATTGACTGCTAAAGAGCTTCGAGAAATTCTAG GGATTAAGAACTTGCACATTCGAATAAAGGAAACTGACTTGAGTGTAACTCCTGCTGATGAG gAAGAAATGAAAAGCAGTAGAGCCAGGAAGAGGATCTATGAATTACTGTCAAAGGCTGCTGCAGCAGAAAAAGGAACATCCGAAGGAGACTGTGGTCAACGAGAGCTTCACTTTGTTTTCTTCCGCCAACCTGAGCGGTTCTTAGAGTCAGATGAAAGCAAGGGTCATGTTTCTGGTGTAAACTTGGAGAAAACCATTCTTGAAA GTGTTGGAAGCGGAAAGCAAATTGCAGTTGGTACAGGAGAGTTTGAAGATATTAACTGCAG TATGGTGCTGAAAGCCATTGGTTACAAGTCGGTTCCAGTCAACGGTTTACCCTTCCATCACAAGAAAG GTATTGTCCCGAATGTAAGAGGTCGAGTGGTTAGTGGAGACATTTCAGAGACAGAGCCAGGTTTATATGTATGTGGATGGCTCAAAAGAGGACCAGTAGGCATAATTGCCACAAACCTTTACTGCGCAGAAGAAACA GTTGGTAGCATAAGCCAAGACATTGAAGAAGAAGGTGTTGGTAAAGGCGAAAAAGAAGGAAGCAAGGGACTGATGCAGTTGCTTGAGAAGAAAGAGGTGAAGAAGATAGACTTTAGTGGTTGGGAGAAGATTGATgccaaagaaaaacaaatgggTATTGACAGAAATAAACCAAGAGAAAAATTAGTCACATGGGAGGATCTTTTAGCAGCAGCATCAGCAGACAGCTAG
- the LOC103864869 gene encoding NADPH:adrenodoxin oxidoreductase, mitochondrial isoform X1 — protein sequence MSMFLARRLVTRCFSSRPLHVCIVGSGPAGFYTADKLLKAHEGARIDIIDRLPTPYGLVRSGVAPDHPETKIAINQFSRVAQHERCAFYGNVKLGSDLSLSELRDLYHVKHCLFRLYLHMVLKVTKILAFQSLGGVFSAREFVWWYNGHPDYSSLKPDLQSSDTAVILGQGNVALDVARILLRPTTELASTDIATHALSALEESSIRKVYLVGRRGPVQAALTAKELREILGIKNLHIRIKETDLSVTPADEEEMKSSRARKRIYELLSKAAAAEKGTSEGDCGQRELHFVFFRQPERFLESDESKGHVSGVNLEKTILESVGSGKQIAVGTGEFEDINCSMVLKAIGYKSVPVNGLPFHHKKGIVPNVRGRVVSGDISETEPGLYVCGWLKRGPVGIIATNLYCAEETVGSISQDIEEEGVGKGEKEGSKGLMQLLEKKEVKKIDFSGWEKIDAKEKQMGIDRNKPREKLVTWEDLLAAASADS from the exons ATGAGTATGTTTCTAGCACGTCGTTTGGTAACAAGATGCTTCTCCTCCCGTCCTCTCCACGTCTGCATCGTTGGCAGCGGACCTGCTGGTTTCTACACTGCCGACAAG TTATTGAAGGCACATGAAGGAGCACGTATTGATATAATCGATCGATTGCCCACACCTTATGGACTTGTTCGGTCCGGTGTTGCCCCTGATCATCCTGAAACTAAG ATTGCCATTAATCAGTTTTCTCGCGTGGCACAACACGAGCGTTGCGCTTTTTACGGGAATGTAAAGCTTGGTTCCGACTTATCACTTTCTGAGCTGCGGGATTTGTATCACGTG AAGCATTGTCTGTTCAGGTTGTACTTGCATATGGTGCTGAAAGTGACAAAAATCTTGGCATTCCAG AGTTTGGGTGGTGTGTTCTCCGCAAGAGAATTCGTCTGGTGGTATAATGGGCATCCCGACTACAGTAGTTTGAAACCTGACTTGCAAAGCTCTGACACTGCTGTTATTCTTGGCCAG GGTAATGTAGCTCTAGATGTTGCTCGGATTCTCTTAAGACCGACAACAGAATTGGCGTCGACTGATATAGCTACTCATGCTTTATCTGCGCTGGAAGAAAGTTCTATAAG GAAGGTGTATCTTGTTGGAAGACGGGGGCCAGTTCAAGCAGCATTGACTGCTAAAGAGCTTCGAGAAATTCTAG GGATTAAGAACTTGCACATTCGAATAAAGGAAACTGACTTGAGTGTAACTCCTGCTGATGAG gAAGAAATGAAAAGCAGTAGAGCCAGGAAGAGGATCTATGAATTACTGTCAAAGGCTGCTGCAGCAGAAAAAGGAACATCCGAAGGAGACTGTGGTCAACGAGAGCTTCACTTTGTTTTCTTCCGCCAACCTGAGCGGTTCTTAGAGTCAGATGAAAGCAAGGGTCATGTTTCTGGTGTAAACTTGGAGAAAACCATTCTTGAAA GTGTTGGAAGCGGAAAGCAAATTGCAGTTGGTACAGGAGAGTTTGAAGATATTAACTGCAG TATGGTGCTGAAAGCCATTGGTTACAAGTCGGTTCCAGTCAACGGTTTACCCTTCCATCACAAGAAAG GTATTGTCCCGAATGTAAGAGGTCGAGTGGTTAGTGGAGACATTTCAGAGACAGAGCCAGGTTTATATGTATGTGGATGGCTCAAAAGAGGACCAGTAGGCATAATTGCCACAAACCTTTACTGCGCAGAAGAAACA GTTGGTAGCATAAGCCAAGACATTGAAGAAGAAGGTGTTGGTAAAGGCGAAAAAGAAGGAAGCAAGGGACTGATGCAGTTGCTTGAGAAGAAAGAGGTGAAGAAGATAGACTTTAGTGGTTGGGAGAAGATTGATgccaaagaaaaacaaatgggTATTGACAGAAATAAACCAAGAGAAAAATTAGTCACATGGGAGGATCTTTTAGCAGCAGCATCAGCAGACAGCTAG
- the LOC103864868 gene encoding GDSL esterase/lipase At4g10955, translated as MLMSNCASVEEETKESESVAAKEDDADHHPYAFHVSGPRNVSSPNWRDLINSSWKDPNYKRTVMACFIQAAYLLELDRQENRDEQNALAPKWWIPFKYKLTQTLIDERDGSIFGALLEWDRSAAMADLVVIRPSGAPKAVLALRGTILKSLTMRRDIQDDLRFLAWESLKGSVRFNVALEALESVAKRYGSSNVCVVGHSLGAGFALQVGKALAKDGLFVDAHLFNPPSISLAMSLRNIGEKAGVAWKRLMSMLPPKNEPLVPNGCEEEVAPGSVSGGFRNWVPSFYGQNQKSSVDLRKWVPHLYVNDSDYICCHYTDQDGVNDKGEVNNDKENQSPVVKNTIPQAAAKLFVMSKGKQKFLEAHGLEQWWSENLELQSAIHSSRLITQQLQSLYSVK; from the exons atgttGATGTCGAATTGTGCGTCGGTGGAAGAAGAGACTAAGGAATCTGAATCCGTGGCGGCGAAGGAAGATGACGCTGATCATCATCCTTACGCGTTTCACGTTTCTGGACCGAGGAACGTATCTTCTCCAAACTGGAGAGATCTAATCAATTCCAGTTG GAAGGATCCAAACTATAAGAGGACAGTAATGGCATGTTTTATTCAAGCAGCGTACTTACTTGAACTCGACAGACAAGAGAACCGAGACGAGCAAAACGCTCTCGCACCCAAATGGTGGATTCCTTTCAAGTACAAGTTAACGCAAACGCTGATTGATGAGAGAGACGGATCCATATTTGGAGCTCTTCTTGAATGGGACAGATCTGCTGCAATGGCTGACTTAGTCGTCATCAGACCGAGCGGTGCACCAAAAGCAGTACTTGCGCTAAGAGGAACGATACTCAAGAGCCTTACCATGAGACGTGATATCCAAGACGATCTCCGGTTTTTAGCTTGGGAGAGTCTTAAAGGCTCTGTGAGGTTTAACGTTGCTCTCGAAGCGCTGGAGTCAGTAGCGAAGAGATATGGTAGCAGTAATGTCTGTGTTGTCGGTCACTCTTTAGGAGCAGGTTTTGCTTTACAAGTTGGCAAGGCATTGGCTAAAGATGGGCTGTTCGTTGATGCGCATTTGTTCAACCCACCTTCTATATCTTTAGCTATGAGCTTAAGAAACATTGGTGAAAAAGCTGGTGTTGCTTGGAAACGACTCATGTCGATGCTTCCTCCCAAAAACGAGCCTTTGGTACCAAATGGTTGTGAAGAAGAGGTTGCTCCTGGGAGTGTTTCAGGAGGGTTTAGGAACTGGGTACCGAGTTTCTACGGACAGAATCAGAAATCTTCTGTGGATTTGAGAAAATGGGTGCCTCATTTGTATGTGAACGACAGTGACTATATCTGCTGCCACTACACAGACCAGGATGGAGTGAACGACAAGGGAGAAGTGAACAACGACAAGGAGAACCAGAGTCCTGTTGTGAAGAACACTATTCCTCAAGCAGCAGCAAAGCTTTTCGTGATGTCAAAAGGGAAACAGAAGTTTCTCGAGGCGCATGGGTTAGAACAATGGTGGTCGGAGAATCTAGAGCTTCAATCAGCTATTCACAGCAGCAGGCTGATCACTCAGCAACTCCAGTCATTATACAGTGTCAAGTAA
- the LOC103864869 gene encoding NADPH:adrenodoxin oxidoreductase, mitochondrial isoform X2, protein MSMFLARRLVTRCFSSRPLHVCIVGSGPAGFYTADKLLKAHEGARIDIIDRLPTPYGLVRSGVAPDHPETKIAINQFSRVAQHERCAFYGNVKLGSDLSLSELRDLYHVHCLFRLYLHMVLKVTKILAFQSLGGVFSAREFVWWYNGHPDYSSLKPDLQSSDTAVILGQGNVALDVARILLRPTTELASTDIATHALSALEESSIRKVYLVGRRGPVQAALTAKELREILGIKNLHIRIKETDLSVTPADEEEMKSSRARKRIYELLSKAAAAEKGTSEGDCGQRELHFVFFRQPERFLESDESKGHVSGVNLEKTILESVGSGKQIAVGTGEFEDINCSMVLKAIGYKSVPVNGLPFHHKKGIVPNVRGRVVSGDISETEPGLYVCGWLKRGPVGIIATNLYCAEETVGSISQDIEEEGVGKGEKEGSKGLMQLLEKKEVKKIDFSGWEKIDAKEKQMGIDRNKPREKLVTWEDLLAAASADS, encoded by the exons ATGAGTATGTTTCTAGCACGTCGTTTGGTAACAAGATGCTTCTCCTCCCGTCCTCTCCACGTCTGCATCGTTGGCAGCGGACCTGCTGGTTTCTACACTGCCGACAAG TTATTGAAGGCACATGAAGGAGCACGTATTGATATAATCGATCGATTGCCCACACCTTATGGACTTGTTCGGTCCGGTGTTGCCCCTGATCATCCTGAAACTAAG ATTGCCATTAATCAGTTTTCTCGCGTGGCACAACACGAGCGTTGCGCTTTTTACGGGAATGTAAAGCTTGGTTCCGACTTATCACTTTCTGAGCTGCGGGATTTGTATCACGTG CATTGTCTGTTCAGGTTGTACTTGCATATGGTGCTGAAAGTGACAAAAATCTTGGCATTCCAG AGTTTGGGTGGTGTGTTCTCCGCAAGAGAATTCGTCTGGTGGTATAATGGGCATCCCGACTACAGTAGTTTGAAACCTGACTTGCAAAGCTCTGACACTGCTGTTATTCTTGGCCAG GGTAATGTAGCTCTAGATGTTGCTCGGATTCTCTTAAGACCGACAACAGAATTGGCGTCGACTGATATAGCTACTCATGCTTTATCTGCGCTGGAAGAAAGTTCTATAAG GAAGGTGTATCTTGTTGGAAGACGGGGGCCAGTTCAAGCAGCATTGACTGCTAAAGAGCTTCGAGAAATTCTAG GGATTAAGAACTTGCACATTCGAATAAAGGAAACTGACTTGAGTGTAACTCCTGCTGATGAG gAAGAAATGAAAAGCAGTAGAGCCAGGAAGAGGATCTATGAATTACTGTCAAAGGCTGCTGCAGCAGAAAAAGGAACATCCGAAGGAGACTGTGGTCAACGAGAGCTTCACTTTGTTTTCTTCCGCCAACCTGAGCGGTTCTTAGAGTCAGATGAAAGCAAGGGTCATGTTTCTGGTGTAAACTTGGAGAAAACCATTCTTGAAA GTGTTGGAAGCGGAAAGCAAATTGCAGTTGGTACAGGAGAGTTTGAAGATATTAACTGCAG TATGGTGCTGAAAGCCATTGGTTACAAGTCGGTTCCAGTCAACGGTTTACCCTTCCATCACAAGAAAG GTATTGTCCCGAATGTAAGAGGTCGAGTGGTTAGTGGAGACATTTCAGAGACAGAGCCAGGTTTATATGTATGTGGATGGCTCAAAAGAGGACCAGTAGGCATAATTGCCACAAACCTTTACTGCGCAGAAGAAACA GTTGGTAGCATAAGCCAAGACATTGAAGAAGAAGGTGTTGGTAAAGGCGAAAAAGAAGGAAGCAAGGGACTGATGCAGTTGCTTGAGAAGAAAGAGGTGAAGAAGATAGACTTTAGTGGTTGGGAGAAGATTGATgccaaagaaaaacaaatgggTATTGACAGAAATAAACCAAGAGAAAAATTAGTCACATGGGAGGATCTTTTAGCAGCAGCATCAGCAGACAGCTAG